A window of Paenibacillus phoenicis genomic DNA:
TGGCTCAAACGGGAGCGATATGACCTGATTCATGTGCATACGCCCAACGCAAGTGTGGTCTGCCGGGTGGCCGCCTTAATGGCAGGCCGTCCGTATCCTAAAGTCGTTTACACCGCGCACGGTTTTCATTTTTATACCGGAGCTCCTTGGTTGAACTGGCTGTTGTATTACCCGCTGGAGCGGCTCTTATCCCGGTGGACCGATATTCTCGTGACGATCAACCGGGAGGATGCCCGGCGGGCGGCCGCCTTTCCGGTGCGTGGCCGCAGCGTCTACGTCCCCGGGGTTGGCGTAGATCTGACTTTATATTCGGACGCGGCCTTGGGGGATGGAAATCGCGAGCAGCAACGCCGCGAGTTGGGCTTAGCCCCGGACGATTTCGCCGTGCTCTGCATTGCGGAGCTGAACCGCAACAAAAATCAAGCGCAGCTGATTGAAGCGATCGCGGAGCTTCGGCGCCGAGGCGTCCCGGCCGTGCTGCTGCTGGCCGGGGTTGGCCGGGAGGAAGCGCGGTATCGGCAGCTCGCCGCGGCAGAGGCCGTGCGCTTCCTCGGCTATCGCCGCGACGTGCCGCAGCTGCTGCAAGCAGCGGACGTCCTGGCGCTCGCGTCGCGGCGTGAGGGCCTGCCCAAGGCGCTGCTGGAGGGGCTGGCCGCCGGCAAGCCGTTGGTGGCCACGGCGGTGCGCGGCAGCCGCGATCTCGTCGCCCCCGGCCGCAACGGCTACCTCGTTCCGGTTGGGGACGTGCAGGCCACCGCCGAGGCGCTCGAGCGGCTGCAGCAGGACGCCGGGCTGCGGCAGCGCATGGGCGAGTACGGCCGCAAGCTGGCGCGGCTGTACGATTTGGAGCAAATTCGCCGCGACGTGGCGGCGATGTATACGCAGCTTGGGGTGCACAAGCGGGCAGAAGCTTGGGAGGATCAGCCGCGCTTGGAAGACGCGGAGGGGGAAGGGATTTATGATCAAGCTGTTTCGGAATAATGGGATGAAGGCGGTGCTTCTCCTTCTTGATCTGCTGGCGATATATGCCAGCTACTGGCTTGCTGCCGGACTGCTGCCGCAAGGGAGCTGGAGCCAGCCCGGTGTGCTGGGGGATTCATCATTCGGTAGCGCCCCATGGTTAGGGATGTTAACGGTGATGACGTATTATTTTTTTAACTTATACGATTTGGCAGGACGGCGGAAGCCGGCGCAATTTCTATGGAATTTACTGCTGGCCCAGTTATTCGTCGCCGCGGAGCTGATCGTGTTCAGCTATGCGAGCAAATGGTTGAGCTTGCCTCCGCGTCTGTTGCTCTTTACATTTGCCGCCCAGTTGCTGTTATCGTTTGGCCTTCGGTTGCTGTTGTTTTACATCCAGAGCAAAGGATTTACCCGCAAAAAGACGTTGGCCGTGGTCAGCGCTGAAGCTCCTGGTGAAGAAGCGCTGCGCGGCATGTTGGAACAGGGCAAGCCCTGGTTCCGCGTTGAGCGGATTGTACGCGCGGACAGTGGAGAGGCGGGCGAAGCACTGCCGGAGCAGGCATGGGAAGGGATGGAGACGTTGCTCATCGGTCCAGGGTTGACTCCCGAAACGAAGGCAGCATGGGTTCAGGCCGCAGGGAAAAGAAATATGGAAGTGGTCATCGTTCCCGATTTTTACGAGCTGTATCTCGCCGATGCCGAGCCGCAACAAATTGGCGATTTGCTGGTGTATTCGCT
This region includes:
- a CDS encoding sugar transferase codes for the protein MIKLFRNNGMKAVLLLLDLLAIYASYWLAAGLLPQGSWSQPGVLGDSSFGSAPWLGMLTVMTYYFFNLYDLAGRRKPAQFLWNLLLAQLFVAAELIVFSYASKWLSLPPRLLLFTFAAQLLLSFGLRLLLFYIQSKGFTRKKTLAVVSAEAPGEEALRGMLEQGKPWFRVERIVRADSGEAGEALPEQAWEGMETLLIGPGLTPETKAAWVQAAGKRNMEVVIVPDFYELYLADAEPQQIGDLLVYSLIPPQLTLPERLFKRLFDLTVFSVLLLAASPVMLAMFLLIPLTSRGKALYVQERIGLHEKPFSLYKFRSMVDGAEAATGPVLAGRNDARVTRLGQWMRATRIDELPQLFNVLLGHMSLVGPRPERAFFINRFKEELPHYTYRLMVKPGLTGYAQVMAGYATTPSDKLRYDLMYIKRYSLLLDLKILFQTIRVVLQREQAKGVEAGAAATSTAAGKDSENASTGLQI
- a CDS encoding glycosyltransferase family 4 protein, whose amino-acid sequence is MTQTRKAAYIATVYAHLAAFHLPFMRDLRVAGFTVHAYAAPDHGREEVDAAGFTCRDLPFSRNPLAPGNVRALRELVDWLKRERYDLIHVHTPNASVVCRVAALMAGRPYPKVVYTAHGFHFYTGAPWLNWLLYYPLERLLSRWTDILVTINREDARRAAAFPVRGRSVYVPGVGVDLTLYSDAALGDGNREQQRRELGLAPDDFAVLCIAELNRNKNQAQLIEAIAELRRRGVPAVLLLAGVGREEARYRQLAAAEAVRFLGYRRDVPQLLQAADVLALASRREGLPKALLEGLAAGKPLVATAVRGSRDLVAPGRNGYLVPVGDVQATAEALERLQQDAGLRQRMGEYGRKLARLYDLEQIRRDVAAMYTQLGVHKRAEAWEDQPRLEDAEGEGIYDQAVSE